The following are encoded together in the Pedobacter sp. D749 genome:
- a CDS encoding YMGG-like glycine zipper-containing protein, producing the protein MKKILVVIALSSSVLFACNNKAKEEAALKQQQADKELAIKAVKDSLRLDSFKKAEVAKAEQEKEAKHQAELIAARKAGAASSRSSRSYASSGGSSSAAYGGTQPTAKKKGWSDAAKGAVIGGAAGAVGGALIDKKKGRGAIIGGLVGAGGGYLIGRGEDRKSGRVQPKN; encoded by the coding sequence ATGAAAAAGATATTGGTAGTAATCGCATTAAGTTCTTCAGTTTTATTTGCTTGTAACAATAAAGCAAAAGAAGAAGCTGCATTAAAACAACAACAAGCTGACAAGGAATTAGCAATTAAAGCAGTAAAAGACAGTTTAAGATTAGATAGCTTTAAAAAAGCAGAAGTGGCTAAAGCAGAGCAAGAAAAAGAAGCTAAACACCAGGCAGAATTAATAGCAGCCAGAAAGGCAGGAGCAGCGTCGTCAAGATCATCAAGATCGTATGCAAGCTCTGGTGGTAGTTCAAGTGCTGCATACGGTGGTACACAACCAACAGCAAAGAAAAAAGGTTGGAGCGACGCAGCTAAAGGTGCAGTTATTGGTGGTGCAGCAGGAGCAGTTGGTGGTGCTTTAATCGATAAGAAAAAAGGTAGAGGTGCTATAATCGGCGGATTAGTTGGAGCTGGTGGCGGTTATTTAATCGGTAGAGGCGAAGACAGAAAATCTGGTCGGGTACAGCCTAAAAACTAA